In one window of Microtus pennsylvanicus isolate mMicPen1 chromosome 2, mMicPen1.hap1, whole genome shotgun sequence DNA:
- the Krt1 gene encoding keratin, type II cytoskeletal 1, with product MSRQCSSSRSTCRLGGGRGFSSGSAGLVSFQRRSTSSSVRRSGGGGGGRFSGGFCGSGGSGGGFGSKSLINLGGGRSISMSVAGGGMGGGSFGGGFGGGSFGGGGFGSGGFGGSGFGGGGFGGGGFGSGGGFGGGGYGGGRFGGGFGPVCPPGGIQEVTVNQSLLQPLNVEVDPEIQKVKSHEREQIKTLNNKFASFIDKVRFLEQQNQVLQTKWELLQQVDTSTRTHNLDPYFESYISNLRRQVDQLKSDQSRMDSELKTMQDLVEDYRNKYEEEINKRTNAENEFVTIKKDVDAAYMTKVELQAKVDNLQQEIDFLTALYREELSQMQTHISETNVILSMDNNRTLDLDSIISEVKAQYDDICQRSKAEAETFYQSKYEELQVTAGRHGDSVKTSKMEISELNRAIQRLRSEIDGVKKQISHMQQNISEAEQRGESALKDAQNKLNELEDAMTQAKEELARLLRDYQELMNTKLALDMEIATYRTLLEGEEIRMSGECTPNVSVSVSTSHTSISGSSSRGGGGYGSGGGSYGSGGGGSYGGGSGGGSYGGGSGSGGGSYGGSGGGGSGSGGHRGGSGGGGGSSGGSYGSSGGGRGGSSSGGVKSSSGSSSVKFVSTSYSRGTR from the exons ATGAGTCGACAGTGTAGTAGCAGCAGGTCTACCTGCCGGCTTGGGGGCGGCAGAGGCTTCAGCTCAGGTTCTGCAGGCCTTGTCAGCTTCCAGCGCAGATCCACCAGCAGCTCTGTGCGCCGCAGTggaggaggcggtggcgggagaTTTTCAGGAGGCTTCTGTGGGAGTGGGGGCTCTGGTGGTGGCTTTGGAAGTAAAAGTCTGATTAACCTTGGAGGCGGCAGGAGCATCTCCATGAGTGTGGCTGGAGGTGGCATGGGTGGTGGGAGCTTCGGTGGTGGCTTTGGGGGTGGTAGTTTCGGGGGTGGTGGTTTTGGTAGTGGTGGTTTTGGTGGCAGTGGTTTTGGTGGcggtggttttggtggtggtggctttGGCAGTGGaggtggttttggtggtggtggataCGGGGGTGGTAGATTTGGGGGTGGTTTTGGGCCTGTCTGCCCCCCTGGTGGCATCCAGGAAGTCACTGTCAACCAGAGCCTCCTGCAACCTCTTAATGTGGAAGTCGACCCTGAGATTCAAAAAGTGAAGTCTCATGAGAGAGAGCAGATCAAGACACTCAACAACAAATTTGCCTCTTTCATTGACAAG GTGCGCTTCCTGGAGCAGCAGAACCAGGTGCTGCAAACCAAATGGGAGCTGCTGCAGCAGGTGGACACCTCAACCAGGACCCACAATTTAGATCCCTACTTTGAGTCATATATTAGCAACCTCAGAAGGCAAGTGGACCAACTGAAGAGTGACCAATCACGGATGGATTCGGAACTGAAGACCATGCAGGACTTGGTGGAAGATTACAGGAACAA GTACGAGGAAGAGATCAACAAGAGGACAAATGCAGAGAATGAGTTTGTGACCATCAAGAAG GACGTGGATGCAGCTTATATGACCAAAGTAGAGCTCCAGGCCAAGGTGGACAACCTGCAGCAGGAGATCGACTTCCTCACAGCACTCTACCGCGAG GAATTGTCTCAGATGCAGACTCACATCAGTGAGACCAATGTCATCCTGTCCATGGACAACAACCGCACGTTGGACTTGGACAGCATCATCTCCGAAGTCAAGGCCCAGTATGATGACATCTGCCagaggagcaaggcagaagctgagACATTTTATCAGAGCAAG TATGAAGAGCTGCAGGTCACGGCTGGCAGACACGGTGACAGTGTGAAAACTTCCAAGATGGAGATTTCTGAGCTGAACCGAGCCATTCAGAGACTTCGATCTGAAATTGATGGTGTCAAGAAGCAG ATCTCACACATGCAGCAGAACATCAGTGAAGCCGAGCAGCGTGGTGAGAGCGCTCTCAAAGATGCACAGAACAAGCTGAATGAGCTGGAGGACGCCATGACACAGGCCAAGGAGGAACTGGCCCGGCTGCTGCGCGACTACCAGGAGCTGATGAACACCAAGCTGGCCCTGGACATGGAGATCGCCACCTACAGGACCCTGCTGGAGGGCGAGGAGATCAG GATGTCTGGAGAGTGCACCCCCAACGTGAGCGTGT CGGTGAGCACCAGCCACACCAGCATCAGCGGAAGCAGTAGCCGAGGTGGCGGCGGATACGGATCCGGAGGTGGAAGTTATGGCTCTGGAGGCGGCGGCAGCTACGGCGGCGGCTCTGGAGGTGGCAGCTACGGCGGCGGCTCCGGAAGTGGCGGCGGCAGCTATGGTGGCTCCGGCGGTGGCGGCAGCGGCAGTGGGGGCCACAGAGGTGGTTCTGGAGGGGGCGGTGGCAGCTCCGGAGGCAGCTACGGTTCCTCTGGAGGAGGTCGTGGAGGATCTAGCTCCGGGGGCGTTAAGTCCTCTAGTGGCAGTTCTAGCGTGAAGTTCGTTTCCACTAGTTACTCCCGGGGGACCAGATAG